The genomic interval ACAATAAATTTCAAGAACTAGCTGATGATTTTGCCATGGTTCCATCATATGctagcaaaatatttttaaaaaatgtcccTACATTAGCAAGTGTTTTGCGTCCCTTTATTGTTAAGATAAATAAAGAATCCAATATAAAAACCCTGCCCATGGCATTTAGgcataaatattacaatgttaGCTGCATTATCGACTGCTTAGAGATTGAGGTGCAAAAGCCATCTAAGTCTGTCAATCAAGCATTAACATGGTCCGACTATAAAAAAACCAAtatcatcaaatatttaatatcttgtACACCTAACGGATTAGTGAATTATGTATCACCTGGATTTGGAGGAAGAACGACAGACACATGCTTGGTTGAATCCTGTGATTTTGTACACACTTTAGAAAAAGGTATGTGTATAATGGCAGATAGAGGATTTAAACATGTTGaacaatttttactaaaatcTGGTGTCCAATTAGTTCGACCTCCAAGTGTACAATCAGGTGTCAAACTCAGTAAATTAGAGGCTAAGCTAACAAAACAAATTGCAAGCTTAAGAATACATGTTGAACGGGTTATACGACGTTTGCGCGAGTTTAATATGTTAAAACCATATGCttgtgttaatattaattttttaaagatattagaCGATATTGTAACTATTGCATgtgctttaattaatttacaagattctctgattaaataaaacttcaaaatatGCTGtgttgctttatttattatatatattaagggaAAAAAAATAAGCTTGAATTCACACTGAGGGACCACATAGACTTGTGAGCTTTAGAATGTGCTAACTATTAGGTTAAAGTTGGTCCCATTCATAGCTCAAAGTCTAGTTAAAATTTACAACAtttgtaaaagtaatttataaaattttagccCTTCTTGTTCAGTGAATGAAAAGACAAGAATGCTGAAGGTGGCCCCTCAATAATCACTGTAAGTTCATACTGTTTAACCAAGTCCTGAAACATTTGTTAATTCAATCTCTAGTTTGTAAAAGAAGTTAATTAAAGGTGTTCCCTCAATTGAAATGctcatatacataataataaaatatctgcgATTGGCTACTTTTACAAATTAGTGATTGATTTGAAGAAAGTTCTTAGAAACTTTTACTAAATGCTAATGCATTATAATAAAGCTCACAATGCCATGTTGTCCCTCAATGGAAAtgcaaacaaaaattatagtaacaaataaaaactactaaatCAATATCAAAGCCTCCTTAGGTCTTGTTTATTACACTTTGATACAATAAtggatatatatgttttttccaAAACGGAATCAAActgttttctataatatttataacaaattgttcattaaaattgacataaaacgtttcaattttcttattttcagtaaaatttGGATCTGCTAtacaaaaaatgcatttttttagatTAGCTAAGTACATCTGTGTTTGTAtctgaatgtaatatttttcagtaGGCTTTCcatcttttatataattcaaataagttTTAGCAGTTGTGGGACACTTAATTTCTATTATGTAGTCTCGACAGATACCATCTGATGATCCTGCAATCATAGGGTATTTAGAACTCAAAATTAGTCCACACttcctgatatttttatttaagacttgTTTCAAAGTTTGTCTCACTGAGTCTTCTAAAATCCTTCCCCTTTTCATTGCTGGAGTATCTGGAATCTGTCCACCCATAATTAATGATACCAAGGTACCATCAAAGGTCTTACATCGACTTACATCAAAAGCTCTTGAGGCTGTTATCCGTCCGTATCTTAGTTCATTCCAAAGCCtgcttttaaattgatttcgtgtTTGAGTTTCAACTTTTGTGATTGTGGCATCTGTTATATTAACATTACCTATAAATATGTCACagcatttttctttaaatttaacaacaaGCTGATTCATTGAAGTTGTAGCTATATCAGAAAGATTAGTGTCAGGCTGGTAATTTAATAACTCACAATcttctatttttcttttttttgcttCTGCTAAATATTTAGTGAGTATGCTTGGGTTCGATGGCAGACTTGGACTTCTCTTGGACATTTCTTTGGCTGTTATGTACTTTAAACTCGTACCAACCTGTGACAATTTAGACTTTTTCCAGTAACACTCCATAGATGTACAAGAAGGTTCTTCACTCCGCCTATGAATCCACATGATAAAGGCTATTGCGTATGCTTGCACCCACCTTGGGAAGCAACACAGTCATGACACTCCACAGAACAAATTATGTCGTCTTCTTCATCAATAACTAATGTCACTGCATATAATTTAGACCGCACTTTATGCTCTGgacatattttacatttaagaaaACAGAGTTTTCCATCACGCTTCAATTGCACGTAACTAATTGCATCATCTCCATATGACGCACGAGATGATctgaaaagaaatatattagtgatgaatgaaaataaacatacttataCCTAActaaaaacaagaataaattgatctgaattgaatatatattatattattatatatttctgatGAATGGTTATCAGGTAGGCTAGCTggcattatcattataataattagtgttGTTTACTTACATTGAAGTTTTAATATTTCGGAATTCTGCGGAGCAAAAATTTTGTTAGTTGCGAAAAATGCACCCAACATAACAACATCGATCTTCGGCAAATTACAGTCAATCTGGGTAACTTTGACCCGGGAGAAGagcaatttcaaaatattcattaaaataatatttagaagtagtagttgttttgtaatttttagtaGCTTACCAAAGTTAGAGTGACATATTGGGTAACATTGTACCACTCAATATATTCACAAAcaatttgctttattttaaaatttctgttgTTTTTGGATAACTTTAGCCTCATTTAAcgaaaacagattaaaaatctcACATCTCACAACTTTTTTCACATCTGTCAAATAATTTTTAGGGTTgtcattttagaaataaaactgCACTTGTACGAAATGACCAGTTTTTTTTAGGAACTTTGatttcttatcaaaatataaaaatgagttaaGTGTAACTTAAAAATCACGTAACAGGcatgcaataatatttaaaaataaagttttagtaaccaatcaaaattattacttaatccAAAATACGCTGAAAATAACAGGTTAATTTTGGTCTTAGTCACCCCATTCCATAAAGAGGAAATCATCTTGAATGATGTAGAAATTCTTCCGTTTCGTTATTTGATGTTCCTCTAAACTTTTTACAATATCTTTTTCAGAGCACGATATTGTCTCTGCCTTTGATGGCCATTTCCAGCCTTCAACTGCCTTCTGCAGaacagaaattttatatttttcatcgaCAAAATCGAAAATCAGACCAGGGAATAAAGACtcctcatatttaaaaatacaaaagccAGATTTTGGTTTCTTTTCAGGTTCTATCATGAGTAAGCTGCCGTCATTTTGAAGTTCGTACTCTTCGATTACTTGAGAACTTGGTGACTGTAAAATTTCTATGTTCTCCTGGATGTCTTGTATGTCAGTACACAAATTTTCTCTTATAACAAATTCGCTTGTTTCTTTTGCCTTTGGTTTGGGTGCTGCATGTACAATTGCATCGACAGTGATCAAGGCATTGGATTGGATGTAGGAAATGGAAGGAATTGTGGATGTAGGCGGCGATGAATTTTCTTTTTCTCCTTCTAATGCATTCGATTTTTCTAATACTTCCATGCTGACAAGTGACATTGGTGTGGGCGGAGTTGATGAGCGTACCGgaacttcatttatttttttcttattttctttttttgttgttaCTTTGGTGGATTTGCTATTTTGTAGAGATTTTTTGGGCCTGCCTCTTTTCTTATTTTCtgtgcttttgtttttttctctatcttcataatatttttgtcctTCTTCTACTGATACTGTTTTTCCAGCTGAAATAGGTATTTGAAACTTTCTTCTATTAGATTGTGTACCCAAGTCTATATTTCTGATTTCATCTAAGTAGTTTTTGAATGATTCTCCTAGATCTTCTCTAATCTCTTCTATTGGCTTGCCGTAATTAGGTAATTTCCTTATTACAACTTCTTTGTCTAATGGGTAAATCCCACAAGCTTTAAAGCCAGCTTTAATGTTTTCAGAGACAGAGTTTTTTCCAAGTTCCAAAGTTTTCTTCAGCAGTGGTGCAAACACATTTTTGGgcaaaacatttacaattttgCCTCTCCTGGTTTGGCGCCAGTCTCCCAAAACTTTTCTCCAGTTATTTTTTAATGCGCTAAAATAAGCCACATCAAGAGGTTGGAGAAGATGCGTGGAGTTTGGTAGCAGACAAATAAATTTGATGTCATTGTCCTTGCACAACTGTAGAGTCTTAATTGTGATATGTGAGCTCAAGTTATCACCGATTACAGCTTTCTTCCCTTCTTTTTTCTTAAGAATTGGTAATAGCTGTTTTTCGAACCATTCATCAAAAGTTTCAGCATCAATCCATCCGAACTTTGTTACTCCCATTCGTGTGCCTGGAGGACAATCCAAAATCCAATCTGACCACTTCTGTTGcgctttatatataataaatggaggTATTAATTCGCCAGTTGCGCTTGCACAAAACATTACCGTGTAGCATGATTTGGTCGAGTTTTTTATAACTTCTGGGTTTTTGCAAGTTCTGCGAAATAAAAGTTTGCACTTCTTCGGATTATCGTGAAACCCTGTCTCatcaaagttataaatattttcaggtGGCACATCTGCTAGCTCTGTGCTcagattttcaaaatatttttcaatcataTCTTTATTAACTTGTGCTCGTTTGCGGCTTATTTGGTTGGCGACTTTTTGTTGGAGCACTGGATGTCGAGCCAAAAACAGTTGTCCCCATTCCCAGCctggtaaattatttttaaatctgggTTCCTTTCTCTTGGTGTCGTCTAAATATCTTTTCACGACAATTCGTACATCCTGCATACCTACTGGAATGCCTAAATCACTAAGGGACAACGCAAATAGAAGACGGCGAGACGAAGGTACGGTACAGACACGGCGCAGATACGGTGCAGGCGCGATATCTGCGCAAACAGACGCGGGGACGATACGGCAAGTTAAGTCATTATAGAGCGTGATATTGACGGGATAAGACATGTATTCCTCTTCAGACGAAGATGAAGATGCACTGGCTTTGCTacagattattaatttacaGCAAAGACCAAGAAGGTATTGGATACATCCAGTGTGGAGAAATGCAGAAGAGCACAGGTACTATAAAATAATGGAAACATTATATGAATATCCTGATCGTTTTCGCACAGTTTATAAAATGTCACTGGAATTTTACCATATCGTATTGTCAAAAGTAAGAGAAGGACTTCGGAAGCAAGTTACTAATTGGAGAAAACCAATCAGCCCTGAAGAAAGACTACTGATAACTTTAAGGTAAGTGAAACTATTTTTTACAGATCAAACTTTTATTGATAAATCAAAAgataatattcaatgaaaatgtttttggtTTAGCATCTTTGCTACAATTAGTATTTCTAAATTGCTCTCAGTGTTACAGCTAATTTGAGTATCTGTCAAGCTGTCATCATGTGCTGTCCTTATCTCACAATACAGAATCAGCGCATGCGGACAGGGACAGCACATGACTACTCAAGCTAGCTGTCGCACTAAGAGccatttataaataaggtaTATTCCCGCTGTCCACCCCCTGCTTGTCCACCCCGGGTGGACAGAGacacaaatgatttaaaaacattaattttaaatgatttagtaGGTAATATGAAACTCATGTCTTTTTCCACCTGGGGTGGCCGGcggaaatcatttaaaattaatcggtttttaaatcatttgtgtCTCTGTCCACCCGGGGTGGACAAGCAGGGGGGTTGACAGCGggaatatacctatataaatacaGGCCTAGTTCAAGGCATTGGATAGTTCTCATTAAAATCACTTATTTCGTCTTAATGAGATTGGATAGATGTCTCTGGATTCGGGTGAG from Vanessa cardui chromosome W, ilVanCard2.1, whole genome shotgun sequence carries:
- the LOC124542681 gene encoding uncharacterized protein LOC124542681 isoform X1, producing MNQLRATLPVLVLLFKEKLLLLGQCIQVLLTKKYRSKATQTQRKSVDQAASPFRYSKTVSTSPFKVEHSKRSRPSGSGISKKLFSEEHNSDSDFSPCKPHVTHLESSPSTGSLQTKSSSDCSEIVEVKQKSINTIQNIINKIMNKPRFYIGIPKSSYFLLDIINSETNIPTEHIMLILKKIRLDNKFQELADDFAMVPSYASKIFLKNVPTLASVLRPFIVKINKESNIKTLPMAFRHKYYNVSCIIDCLEIEVQKPSKSVNQALTWSDYKKTNIIKYLISCTPNGLVNYVSPGFGGRTTDTCLVESCDFVHTLEKGMCIMADRGFKHVEQFLLKSGVQLVRPPSVQSGVKLSKLEAKLTKQIASLRIHVERVIRRLREFNMLKPYACVNINFLKILDDIVTIACALINLQDSLIK